The window CCTTCCTTCGAATGCGAAACGGATGGCTTTGGTGACCTGAACACCTGTTGATGGAAACAGCTACCTAGAGTTCACATTACAAGAAATTGAAAAAGAATTTACCCTTCAGTCAGATTTCAAGCGAATAAGAAGGAACTGTAAAGATCTGGAGGATTTTACAGCCCAAAGTGATGGACCCAAAACCAGGTTCAGTAACAACGGCTCCCGACACAGTCAGTGGAAAGGTCTAAGCTAGATGGAATGAGTCTATTTTCTACCCACCAATAAAGCTCCTTTTGTCATCTGCTGGTCGTCCCCTATGCCGGCCCCAGCTGAGTTGGGCTGAAACCACTGGGTACACCTCCCCTACTCACCCTTCTATTCTTCAAATTCTATTCTCTGGGGGTTTGGCACTGGCTGCAGCGACCTCATCATCTCCACCTACGAACCCTACATCTCAAACGCGCTCACCGGTGAGTGCATGCACATCGCTCCAGGGATTGAGAAGCCACTAACCATACGAATGCCTTCTCTCTCTCACCATTAGAAATGCATGTTACTGTGGCGGGGACAGAGACCGGTGGTTGTCCTGGGAGAAAAGCGGCGCCGGTAACACACTCACTTTCTCTTTAGTGTAATACTTCAGCAAGCCCTCGCTCTCGGAGAAGATGAACAGTCTCTTTAAAAACTGCCCATTGTCTCGCCCTTTCTTCCACAGGAAGCCTTCTTTATAGTCTGTCagacacaatatggagggcatgtTACCGTTGAGCACACACAGCAGACGCGGGGCACTCTAACCCTAAAAGATGGCTCTAACAATAAAAGGCGCTTACCGACTGCGTACAGGGACTTTTTATTGGATATGAACTCTCGCCGCTCGTATTTTGCTCGGATCCATTGTTCCCTCAACACCCTAAAGGGAGAAAACAACAATGGTCACCATAATAGCTCGATCCCATGAGCAGGATAAAGTGGTCggtgagggagggggggaatccagtgaggggggggggcgcagccaGTGATGGGGGTGTCCAGTGAGGGGGGGCGAGGCcagtgaggggggtggggggtgtacgGTGAGGGGGGGCGCAGCCAGTGAGGGGGATGGGGGTGTCCAGTGAGGGGGGGCGCAGCCAGTGAGGGGGATGGGGGTGTCCAGTGAGGGGGGGCGCAGCCAGTGAGGGGGATGGGGGGTGTCCAGTGAGGGGGGGCGCAGCCAGTGAGGGGGATAGGGGGTGTCCAGTGAGGGGGGGCGCAGCCAGTGAGGGGGATGGGGGGTGTCCAGTGAGGGGGGGCGCAGCCAGTGAGGGGGATAGGGGGTGTCCAGTGAGGGGGGGCGCAGCCAGTGAGGGGGATGGGGGTGTCCAGTGAggggggaaacagccagtgcaatGTTTCAGGGACCGTCAGTAACTTCCACTGTCCCCCAACGCTTGTTGTGATCTCTATGGAGAATATCTCCTGCACCAGTACACGTCACACAAGATCACATACGTGTGCTACACACACCTGCAGTCCTTTTCAGTAGGTTTGTAATAAAATGGAGGCACAACGGCTTCATATTCATCTCTGGCCTTCTTATTCCCGTGACATCGCATGAACTGAGGgcgaaaaacacacaaaaaataatgaatgcaATTAAATAATATAGAGGAGGGGTCCAGTATATAACAGTACATGGAGTATACAGGAGTGTATATAGTATGACAGGAGGATATAGAGGAGGGGTCCAGTATATAACAGTACATGGAATATACAGGAGTGTATATAGTATGACAGGAGGATATAGAGGAGGGGTCCAGTATATAACAGTACATGGAATATACAGGAGTGTATATAGTATGACAGGAGGATATAGAGGAGGGGTCCAGTATATAACAGTACATGGAGTATACAGGAGTGTACAGAGTATGAAAGGAGGATATAGAGGAGGGGTCCAGTATAAAACAGTACATGGAGTATACAGGAGTGTATAGAGTATGACAGGAGGATATAGAGGAGGGGTCCAGTATATAACAGTACATGGAATATACAGGAGTGTATATAATATGACAGGAGGATATAGGGAAGGGGTCCAGTATATAACATTACATGGAGTATACAGGAGTGTATACAGTATGAAAGGAGGATATAGAGGAGGGGTCCAGGATATAACAGTACATGGAATATACAGGAGTGTATATAGTATGACAGGAGGATATAGAGGAGGGGTCCAGTATATAACAGTACATGGAGTATACAGGAGTGTATAGAGTATGAAAGGAGGATATAGAGGAGGGGTCCAGTATAAAACAGTACATGGAATATACAGGAGTGTATATAATATGACAGGAGGATATAGGGAAGGGGTCCAGTATAAAACAGTACATGGAGTATACAGGAGTGTATATAGTATGACAGGAGGATATAGAGGAGGGGTCCAGTATATAACAGTACATGGAGTATACAGGAGTGTATATAATATGACAGGAGGATATAGGGAAGGGGTCCAGTATAAAACAGTACATGGAATATACAGGAGTGTATACAGTATGACAGGAGGATATAGAGGAGGGGTCCAGTATATAACAGTACATGGAGTATACAGGAGTGTATATAGTATGACAGGAGGATATAGGGAAGGGGTCCAGTATATAAGTACATGGAATATACAGGAGTGTATACAGTATGACAGGAGGATATAGAGGAGGGGTCCAGTATATAACAGTACATGGAGTATACAGGAGTGTATATAGTATGACAGGAGGATATAGAGGAGGGGTCCAGTATATAACAGTACATGGAGTATACAGGAGTGTATATAGTATGACAGGAGGATATAGAGGAGGGGTCGAGTATATAACAGTACATGGAATATACAGGAGTGTATATAGTATGACAGGAGGATATAGAGGAGGGGTCCAGTATATAACAGTACATGGAATATACAGGAGTGTATATAGTATGACAGGAGGATATAGAGGAGGGGTCCAGTATATAACAGTACATGGAGTATACAGGAGTGTATATAGTATGACAGGAGGATATAGAGGAGGGGTCCAGTATATAACAGTACATGGAATATACAGGAGTGTATATAGTATGACAGGAGGATATAGAGGAGGGGTCCAGTATATAACAGTACATGGAATATACAGGAGTGTATATAGTATGACAGGAGGATATAGAGGAGGGGTCCAGTATATAACAGTACATGGAATATACAGGAGTGTATATAGTATGACAGGAGGATATAGAGGAGGGGTCCAGTATATAACAGTACATGGAGTATACAGGAGTGTATATAGTATGACAGGAGGATATAGAGGAGGGGTCGAGTATATAACAGTACATGGAATATACAGGAGTGTATATAGTATGACAGGAGGATATAGAGGAGGGGTCCAGTATATAACAGTACATGGAGTATACATGAGTGTATATAGTATGACAGGAGGATATAGAGGAGGGGTCCGTATATAACAGTACATGGAATATACAGGAGTGTATATAGTATGACAGGAGGATATAGAGGAGGGGTCCAGTATATAACAGTACATGGAGTATACAGGAGTGTACATAGTATGAAAGGAGGATATAGAGGAGGGGTCCAGTATATAACAGTACATGGAGTATACAGGAGTGTATAGAGTATGACAGGAGGATATAGAGGAGGGGTCCGAGTATATAACAGTACATGGAATATACAGGAGTGTATATAATATGACAGGAGGATATAGGGAAGGGGTCCAGTATATAACATTACATGGAGTATACAGGAGTGTATAGAGTATGACAGGAGGATATAGAGGAGGGGTCCAGTATATAACAGTACATGGAGTATACAGGAGTGTATAGAGTATGACAGGAGGATATAGAGGAGGGGTCCAGTATATAACAGTACGTGGAGTATACAGGAGTGTATACAGTATGAAAGGAGGATATAGAGGAGGGGTCCAGGATATAACAGTACATGGAATATACAGGAGTGTATAGAGTATGAAAGGAGGATATAGAGGAGGGGTCCAGTATAAAACAGTACATGGAATATACAGGAGTGTATATAGTATGACAGGAGGATATAGAGGAGGGGTCCAGTATATAACAGTACATGGAGTATACAGGAGTGTATAGAGTATGAAAGGAGGATATAGAGGAGGGGTCCAGTATAAAACAGTACATGGAATATACAGGAGTGTATATAATATGACAGGAGGATATAGGGAAGGGGTCCAGTATAAAACAGTACATGGAGTATACAGGAGTGTATATAGTATGACAGGAGGATATAGAGGAGGGGTCCAGTATATAACAGTACATGGAATATACAGGAGTGTATATAATATGACAGGAGGATATAGGGAAGGGGTCCAGTATAAACAGTACATGGAATATACAGGAGTGTATACAGTATGACAGGAGGATATAGAGGAGGGGTCCAGTATATAACAGTACATGGAGTATACAGGAGTGTATATAGTATGACAGGAGGATATAGGGAAGGGGTCCAGTATATAAGTACATGGAATATACAGGAGTGTATACAGTATGACAGGAGGATATAGAGGAGGGGTCCAGTATATAACAGTACATGGAGTATACAGGAGTGTATATAGTATGACAGGAGGATATAGAGGAGGGGTCCAGTATATAACAGTACATGGAGTATACAGGAGTGTATATAGTATGACAGGAGGATATAGAGGAGGGGTCGAGTATATAACAGTACATGGAATATACAGGAGTGTATATAGTATGACAGGAGGATATAGAGGAGGGGTCCAGTATATAACAGTACATGGAATATACAGGAGTGTATATAGTATGACAGGAGGATATAGAGGAGGGGTCCAGTATATAACAGTACATGGAGTATACAGGAGTGTATATAGTATGACAGGAGGATATAGAGGAGGGGTCCAGTATATAACAGTACATGGAATATACAGGAGTGTATATAGTATGACAGGAGGATATAGAGGAGGGGTCGAGTATATAACAGTACATGGAATATACAGGAGTGTATATAGTATGACAGGAGGATATAGAGGAGGGGTCCAGTATATAACAGTACATGGAGTATACAGGAGTGTATATAATATGACAGGAGGATATAGGGAAGGGGTCCAGTATATAACAGTACATGGAATATACAGGAGTGTATATAATATGACAGGAGGATATAGGGAAGGGGTCCAGTATATAACAGTACATGGAATATACAAGAGTGTATAGAGTATGACAGGAGGATATAGGGAAGGGGTCCAGTATATAACAGTACATGGAGTATACAGGAGTGTATATAATATGACAGGAGGATATAGGGAAGGGGCCCAGTATATAAGTACATGGAATATGCAGGAGTGTATACAGTATGACAGGAGGATATAGAGGAGGGGTCCAGTATATAACAGTACATGGAATATACAGGAGTGTATATAGTATGACAGGAGGATATAGGTAAGGGGTCCAGTATATAACATTACATGGAGTATACAGGAGTGTATACAGTATGACAGGAGGATATAGGGAAGGGGTCCAGTATATAACAGTACATGGAATATACAGGAGTGTATATAGTATGACAGGAGGATATAGAGGAGGGGTCCAGTATATAACATTACATGGAGTATACAGGAGTGTATATAGTATGACAGGAGGATATAGAGGAGGGGTCCAGTATATAACAGTACATGGAGTATACAGGAGTGTATATAATATGACAGGAGGATATAGGGAAGGGGTCCAGTATATAACAGTACATGGAATATACAGGAGTGTATAGAGTATGACAGGAGGATATAGAGGCGGGGTTCGGTATTTCCCCtatcgtcctccggcagcacataATGGGTTAATAGTGTGTCCTCTTCTttctaggaccgcccacctagtaaAACAAGTAATCAATTAGTTCATTAAATAATTAGCCTCCCCTATAAGGGACCCCTCCCAGAATGCCTCAGGCGTGTTTTTTATTTGTCCTCTTCTACTTAGGATGGAGCCCACCTATAGGAGAATTGTCAGTGGCCGTATTACCTTGACACGGTTTTGGCCTGGGGAGTGGGAATAGCCATGGTGTTCCCTGGCTCCACTCCCTAGCGCTCTTCCGCCATCCCCGAAGCCCTGGTTCTTCGGCAGCAGGTCCTGGTTCTCCGATGCGCAGCGCGATCCCTCTACCGGAAGTCAAGGGCCCGAACTTCTGGTTTCTGCGGTGGAACGCATCGTGAGACGCAAAAGCGCTTCCGGATGACGTCACAGGCGCGCCCGTCCCTGTTTAAGCGCTAAATTCAAAATTCTGAAGGTATTTAGAGCGGTTTTTGGCTGGAGCTCTGTGCCCTTGTACCAggcagcagagctccagcacagaGGTATATGTGGCTCTCTCAGCTTCTGGAGAAGGATCTCTTTCcctttttggccccataacttattttttttcctcccttgaaTTGCAGATGTCCAGCGCTTCAAGCAGGGGGGAAAAGAGATCCAGGAAGAGCAGACACAGGATGTGTCAAGCCTGTGAGCAGCCGCTCCCTGATGATTTCCCGCAGGATCTTTGTGTCAggtgttgtcacaaccagacagctgagaagctctgacagaggcctttcagaacctcctccttgagttttctttgttgtggtattcagttcctcatcttgttagcctctctcagctgtcatgtagttggactgattgcttccctttaaattcctccccataatgctttactgggcggcttatacttctt is drawn from Bufo gargarizans isolate SCDJY-AF-19 unplaced genomic scaffold, ASM1485885v1 original_scaffold_1577_pilon, whole genome shotgun sequence and contains these coding sequences:
- the LOC122923407 gene encoding arf-GAP with dual PH domain-containing protein 2-like isoform X1, giving the protein MYCYILDPSSISSCHTLYTPVYSMYCFILDPSSISSFHTLYTPVYSMYCYILDPSSISSCHTIYTPVYSMYCYILDPSSISSCHTIYTPVYSMYCYILDPSSISSCHTIYTPVYSMYCYILDPSSILFNCIHYFLCVFRPQFMRCHGNKKARDEYEAVVPPFYYKPTEKDCRVLREQWIRAKYERREFISNKKSLYAVDYKEGFLWKKGRDNGQFLKRLFIFSESEGLLKYYTKEKRFEPKGTFAIKSLNAMFQCEKMKHEHGLEITCVHGGRTRSVYVYHEDGAEIVTWYNVLRSARFRYLKKAFPDVPEQELIPKITRSYTKCGYMEKTGPTQKEPFKKRWFNLDSEERKLLYYKKPLDPYEQGRVFIGSSEAGYQVTGDLPSGMRGKKWEAGITIRTPQREFIFTCENIKEQKEWLQELREVASRPMSAHDTAEEAAFRKAAQN
- the LOC122923407 gene encoding arf-GAP with dual PH domain-containing protein 2-like isoform X2, which encodes MYCYILDPSSISSCHTLYTPVYSMYCFILDPSSISSFHTLYTPVYSMYCYILDPSSISSCHTIYTPVYSMYCYILDPSSISSCHTIYTPVYSMYCYILDPSSISSCHTIYTPVYSMYCYILDPSSILFNCIHYFLCVFRPQFMRCHGNKKARDEYEAVVPPFYYKPTEKDCRVLREQWIRAKYERREFISNKKSLYAVDYKEGFLWKKGRDNGQFLKRLFIFSESEGLLKYYTKEKRFEPKGTFAIKSLNAMFQCEKMKHEHGLEITCVHGGRTRSVYVYHEDGAEIVTWYNVLRSARFRYLKKAFPDVPEQELIPKITRSYTKCGYMEKTGPTKEPFKKRWFNLDSEERKLLYYKKPLDPYEQGRVFIGSSEAGYQVTGDLPSGMRGKKWEAGITIRTPQREFIFTCENIKEQKEWLQELREVASRPMSAHDTAEEAAFRKAAQN